The genome window CGGGGAGAAGACCCCAGAGCCCACCTGCTACGACTGTCTCATGAGTGATGGAAAACTTGGAAGAGTGGAAGCCACAGGCCCACGGTCAGACCCACTTGTGCTTCAGAAGAATCGCTCCCACTGCAGCTTGTCCCTGGAGCCCGCTGATGACTCACTCTGGAGGTTGGGGGTCTTCCAGTGCTGGCATTGTGCGTGGGGGCAGGATGGGCCACCTGTCCGTCACCTGCGGTCCCAGCACATCCTGAGcttcctgcctgcccagcccagaTGCTCGCCGCCCCAGCTCTTCGAAGTCGACACCAGCTGCTCGCAGGAGGCAGTCCCTGCAAACTccctgctggggtggggggaggggagcgcAGCCTTCCGTGCAAGAGATGTCTTTGTCTCCCTTAATTGACAGCAATTTTCTCCTgtgaagaaaatatacagaaggTAGCGGATTCAATCGCAATTCGTTGAATCTTATTAAACtcttcttgggggaaaaaaaaacatagatttcaataaaaatttaaaaggaagaggAGCAAGGAAGTTGCAAACTAGAAAATAAAGGGAGATAGAGCAACGGTCCCAGTTTGGAAGTGACCAGGTTGTGTGGGGGGGAGTTTGCCCCTCGTTTGAAAGCACAGGCGAGGCACTGCAGAGCATAAGCCCTCCCGGCCTGTTGTGAAGAGTGTGGATGCGGGCAGCCAGGTGCCTGAGTGACAGCGAGTCCCAGCAAAGATGGTGTGCGCAGACCGGACTGTCTTCACTGCCCGTTCATCGCAATGTGCCTGCAGCTCGGAGAGGCCGGCTCTGGCTTGGgcaccccttccttcctcctgcctgccCGGGCAAGGGCCCAGGGTTAGGACATAATGCTGTGCAATTAGATCGGTCTCCCTGATAACCTTACACACGTCTACTTCTTGAGATGTAACTTACCCTAAAATTTATagaatgtacagttcagtggtgttaaTAGACTCAGGAGGTTGGGAGACCATTGCCACCATTAATTGCAGAAACGTTTGCCACCCCTAAAAGAAACCCTGTGACCATCAGCAGGTGCTTTCTATTCCCCACCCCTATCCCTGGGCAACCACAGGTGTACTCTGTATCTGTGTGGATTTACCAATTCTAGGTACTTCACGCCCGTGGAATCGTGTGGCACGTGACCTCATGTAACTGGCTTCTTTGGCCTCACATAATGCTCTCaggcttcatccatgttgtagcttgACCAACACTTCCTTCCTTTTGAAGGCCAACTAACCTTTCACTGGAGGGATGGACCACCTTTTCATGAGCATTTATCAGGTGATGGACGTGTGGgtgtttccattttctgttattacgaataatgctgctgtgaacattcatgtacacattGTGTGCTTTTAGGTTTATACCCAAGAGGGGAATGTCAGGGTCCACTGGTAACTCTAAGTCTTTTGGTAACTACCAtctgtttccatagtggctgcaccattttatattcccactgacCCTgactccccaccccctcaccaCCACTTGGAATGGTCCGACTTTTTGCTGGTAGCCATCCTCATGGGTTGTGGAGTTGGGGCATGGTCTTCGAGGGTCTGGGGTGCCTCACAGGTTTGTGGGAGCTGGCACTGCCTCTGCCTGCATGGGGGCCTGGCCTTCTTGGCGCCTCGCATGCCAGCTCTGACAGTGAGTGGTGTCACCTGCTGCTGCTGGGGAGGCGTGGGGTCCTTGGCTGGCTTGGGCTGTGGCTGACAGCAGCGCGGTGCCTTCCTGGGTGGCAGGGCTGTGATGTTCCTCCAGGAACCTGGATTGTGAGCTGGGGCCCTGGCCCTGTGTTGGACAGGGTCTGAGGGGAGAGTGCTCCAGGGTCCCGCCTGGTCCCAGGGCCAGCTGGAGGGATGCGAGGTGGGAGCTGCCCCTGGCGTGGTCCTTGTGCATGTGACTGGATCCCCTTTGCCAGGGAGTGTCCCTCATGTGCCTTGGGACCAGTGAGGTCTTGATGGCACAGAGACTGGCCAGGCCTGGTGACGGAGCAGGGGGCCTGGGGCCTCCCACCCCTGTAAAGAGACCGGGTCCTCTGCAGGCCAGGGAACTGGCTCCTCACCTCCCTGGGGCCCCCCTGCGCCCTCCATGCCTGGCGTGCCCTGGCTACAGTGTGGGGGGGCCCCTGTTCCACCTGCCTTCCTTTCCCCCCTCTGGACAAATCCTGCACTAAGTTGGGGGGAAggagggctggaggagggaaagcAAGGCAGGCCTGTCCCGCCTTTGCAGTTGGTGGCTTTTTCTGCAGAACAGCTGGGCAGCGTGGAAATGAGGGGGTTTCTATGGTAACCAATTACAGCTCATGATTGGCGAAAAATGACAGGAATATCCTGTGTGTGGAGTTATGCCGGGGCAGGTGCAGGCCTGGTGCTGTGGTTATAATTTCCCGGGGCCACGCTTCTCCAAGTGCTGATGACAGGCGGGTTTGCCTGGCACAGCTCTTCAGTCAGCCTGCCTGGGGcacctgggggcctgggggcctggacagcctggggcctggtggggctgggtggggccggGTGGGGCCTGGGGTCCCTGGGGGGAATGAGGGGTTCTGGTGGGGCTGAGTGGGGCCTGGTGGGGCTCAGTGCAGCCAGGTGGGGCCTGGTGAGGCCTGGCAGGCCTGGTGGTGGCTGGTGGTACCCTCTGGGCTGAGAAACCACCCTTGCTTGAAGCACCTGGCTGGGGGTTGGTCTCATTTCTTTGGGGGCAGGATGCCCATCTAAGCGTGTGGAGTGGTGGAAACCAGAGGCCATCAGCCACCCACCCGCACGGACTTACCAGTGGCCCTGCTCTAGTGTCAGGGAGAGCCGCATGCTGACCTCCATCTCCATGTGCAGGGCCAGGGGCCCTCGTCCCTGCACCGAGCTTGGCTGGCTGTGCAGAGGAACAGCACATGGCAGAAACCCAGTGTGGAGGCATTAACACAATGAGCAATTCCTAAATTCGGCAGCAAAGCATTTTGATTCTGATTAGAAAACTGGGGCCTTCTTATTTAGGGCTTAGTTCTTTTTGGTAATTAGTGCTTATTAATACAAATCTCTTCCTTTTAACATCCTGATGACTGGTGGGGGCCAGCATGTTCCTGAGAATCAGTGAGAGAAGGGCCAGCCCTGGGCATGTGGGGTTCAGTGCAGAATGAGGGGGGAGCACGTACAAGCTGATGTGTACTGGTGTGTGCACACGTGGCCACACTCACACCAGAACATTGCACATATAgggacacacagacatacacacgcCACCTACTcactccccccccccccagatCCACACGttcacatactcaccaacacgcacacacactcacaggacTCACACATGCTCCCGGTTTGCTCCCTTTTAAAGTCATGCAACGCCTAATAAAGAGAAGCTGCCAAACCCCGCTTCTACAGGCCTAGTTTTGAGCAGCTTTTCAGGCTGGTGGCTTAGTGCGCTGAACACCCTCACCCACCGCCACCTGCAGTAGCCTCTAAAATTCTGGATTTGTGTCAATTTTCAGATGTGAGGCTAGTGACGTGCACTCACTGAATGAGCCTGTAACTTATCCTCAGTTATCAGAGCTGGTGGGAGTGGTTGCATGGGCCGGGATCCCCTCCAGGCAGTGGTTTCTCACATGACatgccacctgcccagccctcgCACAGAGGTGGCCAGGTTGTGTGGGGTTTGCCCTTTCTCCAGCCTTCTTGGAGCCCAGGGGGCGGACGGGGTTCCAGAGGGCTCCTGCCCTCTGGGATCAGTAGAGGGCGGGAAATGTCCATAGGGCATGCTCTTGGGCAGAGTCAGCACATCCCTAAACTTCAGCTTATCCGCAGCAGACCTCATTTCCTGGGCGAAGTCTAGAGGAGGCCCCAGATGAGCAGCTTTCCCTGTGTGAGGCCTGAGGCCGTAAGCCCGCCTTACAACAGGCACTGAGATGGGGGAGGCCAGCGGAAGGGGCGTCTGTAGAGAACGCAGCacccagcagggcctgggatGCCTGGCCTTGGTGCTTCTGTGGAGCCCTGCAGGTGGGACCCCGCTGAGGGTCAGAAGCCCTGGCCCTCTGCACCCCCGGAGGATTGGTCACTGAGAGCCCTGCCAGGGCCCGTAGCTCTGTAACCAGGAGGCGCATCCGCGATGCTGCTCCCACCCCGGCCACCCTGcctccatttttttcctgttggaAGCCTAGCAGACCAAGGGGGGGCTCTGAGTCGCCTTGTCAGCTGACAGGTGGGGGTCGGACTCGGTTTCCCGGCCACGCAGTGGGCTGTGGTCCTGCAGAGTCTTCTGCCATGGAGGTGGGCGGGGTGCGGTGGGCGCCCTGGGAATGGCCTGAGCAGGCCCTCTGGACTGAATGAGAGGGGCTGGGTCCCTCCCTGATGGACGGGCTCCTcccggtgggggtggggagcccagCCGCCCAGCCCACTGATGCCCCTCTCTTTTCCGTGCAGCTCCATGTCCATCCGCTGGCCGGGCTGCCCCCTAGGAAGCCATGCTTGGATACTTATAGCCATGTTCCAGCTTGCCATGGAGTTTCCCGCCTGTGAGGCCCTGGGCCCGGGCCCCGAGTTCCGGCCTCTGCCGCGGCCGCCCCAGCGGCCGCCCCGTCTGTGGAGTGCGAGGAGCAGCCAGCTGGCGCGGGTCCCCGTTCCCTTGTGGAGCCCCCGGCCACCCCGCATTGAACACAGCCACGGGCAGATGCAAAGTCCACGAGCCAAGCGAGTGCACAGACCCAGGGACCAGGTGGCTGCCCTGGTGCCCAAAGTGGGGCTCCCCAAGCCCCCAGCTTCTGCCAAACCCAGCTCACCCCTGGACTCCCCCACGTCACCATCAGCGGTGACAAGTAGTGGGGCTGCCACGGACCAACAGGCCCTCCTGAGGAGGGGGAAGAGGCACCTGCAAGGGGCCAGTTTCAACAGCTTTGACTTCCGGGGCGGCAGGCCCACCACTGAGACGGAGTTCATTGCCTGGGGGCCCACCGGGGAGGAGGAGGCCCCCGAATCCAACACCTTTCCGGGCGTGTATGGCCCTACCACGGTCTCCATTTTGCAGACACGGAAGACAACTGTGGCCTCCCCGACCCCCGCTACAGCCACCACGGCCACCTCCATGCCACTGCAGACTAAGGGGGTCACCGCACCCCTGGGCCCCAGGAATAGGATCCCTGTTGGGGTCAGCACAACGGAGCCTTCCACCAGTTCCAGCAGAGACAGTGGCAAAGACACCAAGTCCCCTCCTCGGATCCTGGGGGAGACCTCAGGTACACCCCCTCTCTCTGGTTGGGGTTCGGTTGGGGTGGCGGTGCCTGGGGGTGGCCAAGGAGGGATGCTGAGCTCTGTGGGACTCTCACTTCCCAGTGGCGGAATGCGGACCAACTTCAAGGGGCCGAGAGTTGAGTGTGGGGCCTCAGGGAGAGATGGGGTACACGCATGTGTACTGGCAGATGTCGGCAGATGTCGGCTGTGTTCGGAAGGAGGGAGCCAGTGTTGTGGCTGGTGGGGGCAGACGGGAGAGTCTCCCCCTAGTGGGGACCTGGACGTGGATGCAGTGCCCTCCGCGCCCGTCTGAGGGGGTCTGACCCTGCCAGACACAGGGCCACAGCTCCCGAGGGGCCAGCCTGAAGTAGGACGGAGCGAGGGGCATGTGGAGCTTCAGAGGCTGTTGCGAGTGTGGCCTACAGCTGGGTGACTGCTGGGTTGGCCCAGAGCTAGGCCTCACCTTACGCAGTGGGAGAGGCGGGCCGGGCCTGGGGATGAGCTCCCCTGGCCTTACGGAGG of Manis javanica isolate MJ-LG chromosome 4, MJ_LKY, whole genome shotgun sequence contains these proteins:
- the AJAP1 gene encoding adherens junction-associated protein 1, whose product is MWIQQLLGLSSMSIRWPGCPLGSHAWILIAMFQLAMEFPACEALGPGPEFRPLPRPPQRPPRLWSARSSQLARVPVPLWSPRPPRIEHSHGQMQSPRAKRVHRPRDQVAALVPKVGLPKPPASAKPSSPLDSPTSPSAVTSSGAATDQQALLRRGKRHLQGASFNSFDFRGGRPTTETEFIAWGPTGEEEAPESNTFPGVYGPTTVSILQTRKTTVASPTPATATTATSMPLQTKGVTAPLGPRNRIPVGVSTTEPSTSSSRDSGKDTKSPPRILGETSGLAVHQIITITVSLIMVIAALITTLVLKNCCTQSGSTRRNSHPRKMAQQEESCQNLTDFTPARVPSSLDIFTAYNETLQCSHECVRASVPVYTDETLHPAGQYKPTFNGNRPSSSDRHLIPVAFVSEKWFEISC